A window of Chlorobium phaeobacteroides DSM 266 genomic DNA:
ATCCCCCCAGTTTCAATCCCTCTTAATACGTCAGGTCTTAATCAACGCTCGATTGCATAACGAACAGATGGCGGATTTGGCGATAATTTGTTTCAATCCCTCTTAATACGTCAGGTCTTAATCAACCGGACGAAAATGCCCACCGGACGATATGGGCGGATTACTTGAAGTTTCAATCCCTCTTAATACGTCAGGTCTTAATCAACAACATGAATTTTTTGACAATTCATACTTTCTGGTATGATATTGTTTCAATCCCTCTTAATACGTCAGGTCTTAATCAACCAAGCTGGCAGGACGCCTTGGCGATATGCGACGAGGTCAACGTTTCAATCCCTCTTAATACGTCAGGTCTTAATCAACAAGGCCATCAGCACTTCGATCAGATTGTAGCGGCCTACAAGTTTCAATCCCTCTTAATACGTCAGGTCTTAATCAACGAAGCAAGGAATTGACACAACAAGAAACGTTACTGCTGAAGTTTCAATCCCTCTTAATACGTCAGGTCTTAATCAACCCGTTATGTGCTATGGCAAGGCTGCCGGAACGATAGGTTAAAGAGTTTCAATCCCTCTTAATACGTCAGGTCTTAATCAACTTTTGAAATTCTACCCGAAGAAGAAGGCAGACAAAAGTACCTCATTGTTTCAATCCCTCTTAATACGTCAGGTCTTAATCAACAAATGAATAACTTTGTGAAAAGAGTTATGGAAATTCCTGTGTTTCAATCCCTCTTAATACGTCAGGTCTTAATCAACTGTTATGGGCTCGGGTCTCAACATCTCAGGCGGTACTTTCGTTTCAATCCCTCTTAATACGTCAGGTCTTAATCAACAACACACAATACAGTCGCATCGTCTCACAGCGCCTAAGTTTCAATCCCTCTTAATACGTCAGGTCTTAATCAACGTTTCAGAATGCGGCGAACGCTGAAGAGAAGACGATTTCGTTTTGTTTCAATCCCTCTTAATACGTCAGGTCTTAATCAACTCACAGTTCTTCGCACCGAAGAGAGCCGCGGCAGATGCCCGTTTCAATCCCTCTTAATACGTCAGGTCTTAATCAACTGTACCCTGTGAAACCCTTGACTGGCGGGGCTCGGCGGGCCGATTTACACGGAGGTCACTCCTTTTGTTATAATAATGCATATTCGGCAAAAAAAACACCCTTTCCATTATCCGTAACCACATAAAACATAATAACTTTCAGCTTTTACACGGAGCTTTTAAGGCCGTTATCGCCACAACTCCATACGAATCATACAGTTACCAAAATTAAGCCCGTTATGTTACTCCAAACAAAAAGCTCCGTGTAAAAAAGCCCTTATCGTTCATTCACGCAATATAATAGGGCTCGTCCCGGCTCACGGTACCCTGCCCGAGTATGACAATCTCATCCCTGCACGATTCACACAACGGATAAAACCGTACGCTGTCAACTTCCGGCTTGATCAACCGCTTCAACCGCCGCTGCAGCTCCATGAGCTGCCGCTGGGTCAGGCTGCATTCGAACACGCTGTACTGCACCCGAACGCCATAGCCCTCCATCAGTTTGGCTACCCGCGGAAGTCGTTTTATATCGCAGATGTCGTAGGAAACAAGCATAAACATGGTTCACCTCCTCAGATATGGCGTATACGGTTTCTCCCCTTTGAGATAAAGGGCAAACTCCCCCACCTGCAAGTCAAGACACCTCCTGCAGGTTACCTCATAGCCCGTTGCCGGGTGGGTCGTTGTCCGGTGCATGAGGTTTTCGAACTCGCGAAGAAAAGTTTTGCGCGCTCCATCCGAGAGGTAGCACCCTTTGGGTTTTCCGTCATCATGCCGCGCAACGGTAAACTCCTCCGGGCTGATGAGCCGCTTGTTGATAAGCGCGATCACGAGACCGTCAACAAGCGTGCGGAACTCCTCGATCAGATCGCTCACAAGTGCAGGATGAGCGGGCTTGTCGGCATGCAGAAACCCGACGTAAGGGTGCAGCCGATGCAATCTTGCCATCGAAAAAATGTTGTTGAAAAGCAGACTGTACCCGAAACTCAGCATCGCATTGACCGGATCGGTCGGCGGACGCTTGACCCGCTCTCTGAAGATGAACCCCCCGGTATCAAAAAAATCCTCGAACACGCCGAAATATGTCGCCGCACCGCTCCCTTCGTAGCCCCGCACCGCATCGATCGAATCGGCACGATCAACATGCTCCTCCAGTTGCCGCAGTTGCGTAGCAGCGTGCCGGAGCGCCTCTGAACCCGATGACTCAGCATGACGCCTGAGCAAAACCCCGGAATTATGCAGCTTCGCCCGCACGATAGTTCGCGAACACTCCAGCGGAAACGACTCTTCAGCAGATCGCTGAAACTGTAACCGCTCAAGATCGATATTGACATCATCGGTCGATTCAAGACGGGTGAAATACTCGCCATGCTGCGAAAGCAGCACAACGGGAATGCGGTTCATGAGGCAATGCCGGATGGCAGCCGGAGTAATCATACAGGCGCCGAACAGCACAATCTGCCCAACCTTGATTGACTGCACCTCAAGCAGTTCGGCAACATCGTCATCGTGCCCGCACGTCACGCGAAAACACCCGTTCTCAACCCTGAGCATCGAACCCTGCTCCTGGATATAGAGCGTGCGAAGAAAAAGAGAAGCCTCACTCACCCGTCTGCTCCGGTACAGGTTCAACCATCCGGTACTTCCCAAGCCCGAATGTTGTTCCCTTGCCGATATGAAGATACTCCCCAAGCCTGAAAAGCGGCAGATACTGACCCGTTTTGCCGGTAAACGTAACCGAACCCAGAATTCCCCCAAGCTGCATATGCTGCTGGTGGCGCTGAGAATACCGGGTCCAGTCGAGCCAGCGGGTTTCAGCGCTTCCAAGATGAACATCGCCGTTTACCAGCGGCAGGTTCCGGCTGTTATACGACGCCGGTTCAGGAAGGTCGCCATAAAGCTGCGTCAGCACAAAAGCCCTGTGGTAAAGCGACTTGAGCAGCAACCTGAAATCATCCTCATGCCCGATACCGGTAAGGAGCTCCTGCTCTTTCCGCTGCCATGCGGTTTTCATGCGAAGAGGCGTTTCAAACCTCAACGCAAGCGGACGATCATCTGTTGAGGTCGATTCAAGAATATCCCTTGCCGAAAGGATAACAAACCCGCCAGACAGATGACCATCATGATACAGGTTCCTGCCCCCTTCATCCTCAACCGCAAGCAGCCTGAACCGCCCCCGCCCCTTGCCAAGCCCCAGATTTTCCCCCAGAATCATAAACGCATAGATGAAAAACGGCAGCTTTTCAATAGCAGACCCAAACAGCGTCAACCCGTAAGAGATCTTCTGGCCTGGCTCAAAACAGTGCTGCCCGGTCATCGGAGGTTCCAGCAGAAAAGGATGAGGAGCATCCGCCCCGATCCTCAGCCGGTCAGCCGTCTGGCGAGAAACCCTCGACTCGAACACCGTATAATAGGCACAAGCCGACTTCAGCATACAAGACTCACACTCCCGGTCACGGCTCAGACAGGTAGCCCGCCTGAACGCATGCCCAAACCCGCCCCGCAACGCCGACCCCTTGTAATCCGGCAACTGCACCAGCTCCAAAGGCTCAATCGTACACCGAAACCGAGCAATGCGAAGAGGAAAAAGAGAGGTATACATACAACAACAAATATTATACCGCATTAAACCAAAACAAAGCCATACTCAAAACCCTACAAGCCCCAAACAACCACCCATCACCACAACACAGAAACACAGCCAGTATATTACACCTAAAAAAACAAAATACGCACAAAAAACACCCCCACCCTTTCATGTAAATTCGCGTTAATTCGTGGGCAAACCTCCCCCCTCTTCAATTCAAACTTCAGATCTCTCCCTAACGTCGAGATGACGAAGAGCGTGTTACGTGCTACGTGTTACGTTGCAAATTTGTCCCAATATTCGTTTCCCAATGCAAAAACAAGGCTGGATGGCTGGATAGCGAGATGGCGAAATAGCAATACAGCCTTAATTCCCTTTCGCGCAAATTCGCGTCAATTCGTGGGCATACTCTTCCTCTTCAATCTTCAATCTTCAATCCACAATTCATAATCCAGAATTCAAAATCTCCCCCCCCCCTCTTCAATCCAAAAGCAAGGCTGGATAGCTGGATAGCGAGATGGCGAAATAGCAATAGAGCCTTAATTCCTTTTCGTGCAAATTCGCGTAATTCGTGGGCAAAACTCCCCATCTTCATCCCCATTCGTCTCTTAATCGAAAAACCGGCAGTTGTTTTTATCGGCGAAGCCAGAGAAAACCAACTGCCAATTCTCTTTTCGTGCAAATTCGTGTAATTCGTGGGCATACTCTTCCTCTTCATCCCATTCCCCGGTATTCCAATGAGATCTCTCCCGATGGTCGAGATGACAAAAGAGGGACGCGTCGAGATGACAAAGGAAGAATACGCGGGATGAGGAAGAGCGTGTTACGTGCTAAGTGTTAAGTTGGGGAATGTGGACTTCTCCCGAATTCGTCTCTTAATCCAAAAACTGGCAGTTGTTTTTATCGGCGAAGCCAGAGAAAACCAACTGCCAATTCTCTTTTCGTGCAAATTCGTGTAATTCGTGGGCAACTCCCCCTCTTCATCCCATTCCCCGGCATTCCAATGAGATCTCTCCCGATGGTCGAGATGACAAAAGAGGGACGCGTCGAGATGACAGAGAATGTGTTACGTGCTAAGTGCTAAGTTCTAAGTGTTAAGTTGGGGAATGTGGACTTCTCCCGAATTCGTCTCTTAATCGAAAAAACGGCAGTTGTTTTTATCGGCGAAGCCAGAGAAAACCAACTGCCAATTCTCTTTTCGTGCAAATTCGTGTAATTCGCGGGCATACTCTTCCTCTTCATCCCATTCCCCGGCATTCCAATGAGATCTCTCCCGATGGTCGAGATGACAAAAGGGGGAGTAAGGGATGGCAGGCAAAAAAATTCGTCTCTTAATCGAAAAACCGGCAGTTGTTTTTATCGGCGAAGCCAGAGAAAACCAACTGCCAATTCTCTTTTCGTGCAAATTCGTGTAATTCGTGGGCAACTCTTCCTCTTCAATTCAAGCTTCAGATCTCTCCCTAACGTCGAGATGACAAAAGAGGGACGCGTCGAGATGACAAAAGAGGAACGCGCAGAATGAAAAAGAGGGACGCGCGGGATGTAAAAAAAGAAACGCGCAGGCAACCGAAGCTATCAGAAACACAACGTTTTGTCAATACGCCTTATTTTATAGGCTTCTTCAGACATCATGTTACAAATCCGTCGCAAACCAAATGAATTACATCACGGCATGACAACAAAAAAGCCGGGATATTACGCCCCCGGCTGTCGTTCTGCACCTTGGCAGAACCTTGGTATATTTTCAATTCAACTACCCCACGCCGTCCCGCTGGATCCTCCGTTGCTTGAAATACTCCTCAAGCTTTTTAAGATTCTGCCGCCGTCTGATCCTATCCTCGATCTGCCGAAGCACGTCCTCTCTTCCCTCAGCATGCTCAACGATATTGCTGCCAGCAACAACCCCTACCCATGGTTCGGCCTTGCGCCTGTTCTGAGCCTCAACAATATCCAGACGCTTCTCGACAATAACCACCTCATCAAGCAGTATCAGGGTTTCAGCATCATCTCGACAACTTCTCATAGCGTTATGGGACAATATTCTTATCGGTAGCTATTTGCTCTTTTTGAAATTGAAAACAGGCTCATTCGATCTCAGAACCGTATCCCAAAATTTATCTGCTTTGATCATGGAATTGATCGAACCAGATACATCTTTGCCATCAAGCCGATCTTGCGCTATACCTATCATCCAACTCCAACCGATAACTTTTGTGGCTGGGTCTTTATAGAGAAAATCCATCTGATCAACAACAGATGAAACACCGTGCCTTAATCCGGATTCCTTCATTGCGACCTTTTGTATCCTTACAGAATTCTCCCAGTTTCTCTTTGCCTCAGGGCTATTTACCATTTCTTCAAAGCTTTGTGATTGGTCGAAACCTGTACTTGGGACATAAATCCTTTGAGCTTCGGCACCGGCTGACACGGCCCCATGACTTACCCCTGCATTGAATCCAATTACAAAAGCGAATCTTGCTTCTTCTGAAAGCTTAAGCCATGGGACAGCATCGATCGCCAAAGCATTGTTGAAAAACAACGCCACGCAAACAACTGTAATAGCGCTTGCTCGAACGAAAGCCTGAAAGTGTCTCATGATAGGTAAGGGTTAGTTTTCCTGAAATTACAGCGGAATAACGCAATAAAAAAACTTTCCGGCAGTATACTGTTGACCACCTTGCCCTTTTTTATGGCCTCGGAAAACTCGGGATAGCGCTTCTTGTAGTCCTCAAACGTCGATTCGTGCACGCCAAGTTTTTTGGCCGCCAAACCCTCCCCAAAACCTTACCATTTCCTTACCCCTTTTTATGGACTCCAGAATGTCCAGAATGTCCGGAAACCTCGCTAAAACCTCGCTATTTCCTTGACATCCGGCAAGCATGAGCAGCTCGGCATAAACTACCACCGCGCCCATCTACTTTCCTGCTGTCCGGCTCTTGCCGATCATCGTAAAGGGGACTCCTCTTGAAACTTCATTATATGCCATCAAATCGCCTCACTATGCCATTATACCTGTCGTCCTCAATACTTGTGCTGCCTGCCTGTTGTTGTCGTTAGAAACGCCTGTCCTGAACTACCTGCCGGAGTGTCTGCATCCCTGAATATCTCAATACTGATAAGCGTTTCAGGTTGCCTATCGCCGCTTCAACTCTTGCCCTTTCCTTGCCGTTATCACACCGGAAAACACCAGCTAAACACGATGTTTTACCATCTGAAACCTTACCGTGAACCTCAAGTTTTCTCAGGCAGAAACCTCATCGACCACTAACATTTAATAACATCGAAACCCAACCCTCCGCCGCACTGCTTACCCGGAATCCTCGGCAAAACCTTGGCATCCCCCGCCGCGCCCGTCCGTCCTGCATGACGCCTTCGATCTGAACTATTCGGAATCTCCTAACACTTGCCAACCATATCGTGCATGTCCGCGAAATGGTCGAACGTTTTCCCGGCATCGGTGACGGCATACGGAACTGTCCCTTTTTATGGCTTCCAGAAATTCCGGAATGTTCGGCAATACTCGCCCCTGAAACTCGATCCGTACCGCCATATCCGCGTCATATCGAATCTTCTTGCCGAAGGCGGATGTTCCTTCGCCTCAAGCTGTGAGCTTTGTCTCGTGCTATCTAAGAAGATAATCCGCAAGGTCAAGCCCGCCGGCCCGATCCGCTTCACTGGCCCGACGTTCCAGTATATCCGATACCTTCACTCCCGGCATCCCGCGCGCTATCTCTTCCCACTTCTCGAAGGCGCCCAAGTCGGGAAATAGCGTAACGTTCCGGCCTCCCAACACATCCAACCTTTCCGCCTTGAGATTATTCTTTCCGGCTGTCGCCAACCATAGCATTTCCGGCATGAAACCGGCTGCGACTACTGTCGTCTTCTCGCTTTCCACTATGCCGACCGCTCTCTCTCGATCCGCAACAAGAAGGTGTTCACCGAACAAACATTGCCTCAAGTGATAAGGTTGGATCTTCAGTACCTTGTGAACCCACTGGACATGAGGGAACGGCTCTGTCACTCGACGCCCGGTTTCTTTGTTGTAGAGCATTATCTTTCCCCCTCTGAGCTTGCCAGTAACGTCCTGCTGCCAGAATATGCAGGCACCCGGCCAATGCTTCGACGTGCCGACGTGATAAGCATCGACAAGCTGAAAGGCTGTCTCTTCACCGAACACCCGGACAAGCCATAAAGCGAAATTGTTCTGCTCGTAAGCCGTCAGACTCCGGCCCGCTGTCTCTGCATCAATGAACGACGGCTCAGGCTCCGGCATCGGCTCCTTTCGTCTCGCTGCTGCAGTCGGTCTCGTTCCTGTCTGCCGGAAGTATTCCGAAGGTCTCAAATGAAAACCGCATGAATCTTCCCGATCACACCTGCCGCAATCCTCAGACAGATGCTCTCCTGTTTCCGTGTCCACGTACCGGACAAAGCGTGTCTGGTGACACGCAGGGCAGATGTATTTCAGTCCGCCCCGCTCCAAGTGATAACGGTACTCCATCAGAACGGCATGTCATCGCTTGTGCCGGTTGGCTCGCATGGGTCATTTGACCCGTCTGACCCGTCCGACCCGCATCCAATCGGATATTTTTTTTCTTCCGGGGCTTTTTGGACGTTTCCATGTTCACTATGTTCACCATGTTCACCCTTTCGAATAACGATCCTTCGGCCTTTCTTGCTCTGCTTCGGCCCGGTCTCAGGAATCAGGACAACACCAATCTCCTGTAATGCCGGCATCTGCCGTTTGAGCGCATTGGCTAACCCCTTCTCACTCTTCGGCCATCCCTCATTATCCGTCTTGTGCGTTACGAGTTTTTCGAGCAGCTCCTTATACGTCCCATCGAACACCTCTTGCAAAGGTGAATCTTCAGCCATTTGCGCGACCGCAACCGCCACCGGACTTGACTCCATCGCTCGTTGAACGGACTCGCGGTAATTGCCCCGATAAAGCGAAGTGAACGCGCCTGGCTTATACCCCATAGCTCGCGCCATCGCCTCGCCAAGATGGTTGAAATCGGCCATCCTGAGCGCATCCACAGGGAGTACCGTTTCAGGCAACATCCTGAGAGTTTTTACGAACAGGTCAAGCAAGCCGCCAAATATCTCCGGCCATGCCTCGTTGAACGCTGCATCAAGCTCAGACTCAAGCCGCCGCCGACCCTCGATAACTGGCAGCTCGATATGAACAGTCCTTGAAATGAGGTCTTGCGCTGTCACAGGGTTATTGATCCCTGACAGCACTACCGGCCTTTTGATCGTTATTACAGTCTCATCCGCATTGGTGAACAGCGTCCGCCCAGCATACGCGCCATCTGTAGCCATAATACAGAAGGCATCTTGCAGGCCCGCACTCAAATGGGAAACGTTATCCAGACTCACAACCCAGTTATTCCCGGCAGAAACAAAGGCATCTTCAACCGTTTTTGGTGCTGCTCTCAATGGTGCAGAACTTGCATCGACCAACATCCGAAGCCGCTTCTGTGTACTTGATTTGGCCGATCCCTGAACCCCGCACAACTCAAGAGCCGGGAATGGAGTATCTGGTCGCCATGCCTCAAGAATCCACGCAAGAACAAGCACTCTGTCAGCCTCTGGAATGTTGACCAGATCCCAAAGCTTGCCAATATCTCCGCCTGCGATAGGCTCAGGGAACGGCACTGCCGAACCTGAGCGCCAGAACTTCACTGGCGCGACTTCGAGCAAACGCCACCCTGTTGCCGTCACTTCTGCCGATTGACCATTCTTCCCGATCCCGTGCAGGTAATACGCGCCGGTCTCGCTGTTCCGCCCCGCCCGCAGAAAAACCCGCTCCGGCTTCCCTTCATGCTGGCATAACCCCGATAGCGTCCCACAAGCCTGTTTCAATGCAGAATCACTTGCAGAAGAGCCACCTGATTCGCGGTAATGGCGGTAACTCAACCAATCAAGAAACGCGACGCTCCGTACCCTCATCGTATCGCTTCCGACGGTAACAAAGCCGTCCCTCGTCGTCTCGTCGAAAAACAACTCCCCGGCTCCAACGGCCAATGATACCAACTCGTCCGCCGCGCTTCGATCCTCTCCGCCTTCGCCTCCAGAGCCAACCCTGTCGATTTCACCCAACGGAACGCCGATAGGCTTGTTCTCCTTGATCTTAACCCTCAACCGGAAACGCTGCTCGTCGGAACTCTTACAGATATGCGTCCATGCCGCCCTGAACGCATCACTCCCATACAACCCCGGCTCATCCTTGCCGCGCCGGACAACATCCTCAACGACGGTAACGCAACGCTCAAGTTCCTGCTCGTCCGTCTCGGATTGGTGAACGTGGTGAACATAGTGAACGTCGGTTTGTTCAAAAACCCCGCCAGAAGAAAACTTTTCTGCCGGCTTCAACACTTCGGCCCGGATTTCATCAATGATACTGGTCATTTCGCACCCCCTCGCTCTCCACGAACGAGAAGCTTGCCATCTGAGCCGACGAAGTAGCTGAATCGCAAGCTTGACGGGAAGTCCTTCAGGAGCACGTAAGCATCAATGCAGGCGCGCCGGACATTTCGCTCGTAGGTCTCAAGGTCGAAGGCTTTGAAATTATCGACAGGCTGATTATCTTGAGGCTGTTCCCGCTGGTCTCGCCCATCAGCATCAATTTCCTTTTTAAGCCTCACCTCTCGCCCGGTGAGGCTTTTGCTTTTTCGTGTCATCGCTCAGCCCTCCCCCTGCTCGACGTTGCCGCTCTCGATCCATTGCTGAACCTTATCCACAGGAAAAAGGAGTCTGCCGTTTGGCGCTTTCTGGCAAGGAATTTTCCCAAGCATCGACCATTTGAATACTGTCGATTTCGTGATAGTCATCCCCGCGTAATCGCGCAAGAATACGATTAGCTCAGGAGTAGAGTAGAACCTTTTCTCAGGTCTGGTAAGAAGTGTGCTTTCCATAATAGCAACATGTTTGCTTGAAGTTCTGTTAACTGCAAGTGCATGTTACTAATGGATTTATAGGCAGTGAAGAATTGAGAATTGACTCAAGACTCAATTCCAGCAATCAATCCTCAGATAGCGATTTACAATAGGCCTTTGCCCGACTGATCGGTGACTGATAGCTCTTTATCTTTCTCGTTGCTGTAAGGTTATACTCAGCCTTCCATTCCTGCCCGTCTTTGTAATAAGAGCTATCGCCTGAATTGGTATTAAGAAATGCGTCACGGACTGTTTCCGGCATCTCATTAATCTTTGCAACGCAGAACCCTTCAAAGCCTCCCGGAATATCACTCTTTAAGCCTCCCGCCTGCCCCACTCGCTCCGAAATCATGGCTTGAAGCTTCTGGAGGACAATAATCTTTCTCAATAAATCATCATCGCCAACCCATTCAGGGCAGCAAAAATCGTAACAAATGCGAGTAAAGTATGGATTCCCGGAACCATCCCATATGTCTGAAGGCCATTTCCCACCGAGCCGCTTGAAACATGCGGTCAAATATCGGTTCACCATTCCCGTGATATACCCCTGATACTCCTCTGGACTGCTCTGTATCTGATTGAGAATGGCTTCAAGAGACTTCCCCATCCAATCAGCGGGAGCATCCATGTAGCGCAGTGGTATTTCAGGAAAGTTACGAGCATCCTTTGAAAGCCCTTGCATATACTCGCTATATTCATCAGGGGCGGTTATCATCCATTGTTCACGGCGATTGGCCTCCTTCGACGCCTCGGCAGGCCAATCGATTTCTCTTGCATTACACAATTCAGCTCTAAGCTCTTCCTCCGAAGGAACCCATTCAGGTCTATCAAATTCGCCCATACTCGCCCCCGATCCCGTTTTATGTTAATCGCCGCCCGAAACCTCAATTGCCAACTCTGCTGCTGTGTACTCACGGCCCCCGAACTCATACCGCCCTGAACCGTTCCGCTGGAGCTTCAACGCTCTGGCGACCCTTTCCCCCTCTGCCTCAAGCGCCTGCACAACAGGACTCTTCCCGACGGAGGGAAGCAACCCGGTCTGTTGAATCCCCGCAGTAGCCGCCCCGTTTCCGATAGCTCCCTGAAGAACCGGTAATGCCTGTACCGCATCAAGTTTCTTGCTGTCAACAATCCTGCCATATATTTGAGTAGTCTTAATCTCCCTGTGCCCCAGAAGCTTTGATACGGTATAGAGGTCGCACCCGGCAGTAAGGTTCATGGT
This region includes:
- the cas2 gene encoding CRISPR-associated endonuclease Cas2, whose translation is MFMLVSYDICDIKRLPRVAKLMEGYGVRVQYSVFECSLTQRQLMELQRRLKRLIKPEVDSVRFYPLCESCRDEIVILGQGTVSRDEPYYIA
- the cas1 gene encoding CRISPR-associated endonuclease Cas1 gives rise to the protein MSEASLFLRTLYIQEQGSMLRVENGCFRVTCGHDDDVAELLEVQSIKVGQIVLFGACMITPAAIRHCLMNRIPVVLLSQHGEYFTRLESTDDVNIDLERLQFQRSAEESFPLECSRTIVRAKLHNSGVLLRRHAESSGSEALRHAATQLRQLEEHVDRADSIDAVRGYEGSGAATYFGVFEDFFDTGGFIFRERVKRPPTDPVNAMLSFGYSLLFNNIFSMARLHRLHPYVGFLHADKPAHPALVSDLIEEFRTLVDGLVIALINKRLISPEEFTVARHDDGKPKGCYLSDGARKTFLREFENLMHRTTTHPATGYEVTCRRCLDLQVGEFALYLKGEKPYTPYLRR
- the cas6 gene encoding CRISPR system precrRNA processing endoribonuclease RAMP protein Cas6 yields the protein MYTSLFPLRIARFRCTIEPLELVQLPDYKGSALRGGFGHAFRRATCLSRDRECESCMLKSACAYYTVFESRVSRQTADRLRIGADAPHPFLLEPPMTGQHCFEPGQKISYGLTLFGSAIEKLPFFIYAFMILGENLGLGKGRGRFRLLAVEDEGGRNLYHDGHLSGGFVILSARDILESTSTDDRPLALRFETPLRMKTAWQRKEQELLTGIGHEDDFRLLLKSLYHRAFVLTQLYGDLPEPASYNSRNLPLVNGDVHLGSAETRWLDWTRYSQRHQQHMQLGGILGSVTFTGKTGQYLPLFRLGEYLHIGKGTTFGLGKYRMVEPVPEQTGE
- a CDS encoding DUF6371 domain-containing protein yields the protein MEYRYHLERGGLKYICPACHQTRFVRYVDTETGEHLSEDCGRCDREDSCGFHLRPSEYFRQTGTRPTAAARRKEPMPEPEPSFIDAETAGRSLTAYEQNNFALWLVRVFGEETAFQLVDAYHVGTSKHWPGACIFWQQDVTGKLRGGKIMLYNKETGRRVTEPFPHVQWVHKVLKIQPYHLRQCLFGEHLLVADRERAVGIVESEKTTVVAAGFMPEMLWLATAGKNNLKAERLDVLGGRNVTLFPDLGAFEKWEEIARGMPGVKVSDILERRASEADRAGGLDLADYLLR
- a CDS encoding MerR family transcriptional regulator — its product is MTITKSTVFKWSMLGKIPCQKAPNGRLLFPVDKVQQWIESGNVEQGEG